The Anopheles merus strain MAF unplaced genomic scaffold, AmerM5.1 LNR4000409, whole genome shotgun sequence genome includes a region encoding these proteins:
- the LOC121602323 gene encoding trypsin-7-like — MRYHLTLLCTIGIVLASGSELDSARIVGGRDAPIENFPYQLSLRRSGVHACGASVIALRWALSAAHCTYPVPQMNEMSLRAGSSNRLAGGTIIPITQIINHPLFSEYTIEYDVCVLQTGTEMVGQFIVPVVLPPATSGFAPGTMANATGWGLLNVPGSLPVQLQYVALPLISLDQCRNSWPSEWITEEMLCAGQPGRDTCGGDSGGPLVINGYQMGIASWGVSECSGSLPSVFANTANPTVRSFILERTGV; from the exons ATGCGCTACCACCTTACACTGCTCTGCACTATCGGCATCGTGTTGGCCAGTGGCTCGGAGCTGGAT AGTGCCAGAATTGTTGGTGGACGCGATGCGCCCATAGAAAACTTCCCCTACCAGCTGTCGTTGCGCCGCAGTGGAGTGCATGCCTGTGGTGCGTCCGTCATCGCCCTGCGGTGGGCATTGTCGGCCGCCCACTGCACCTATCCCGTACCGCAGATGAATGAG ATGTCTCTTCGGGCGGGATCTTCAAACCGTTTGGCCGGTGGAACGATCATCCCAATCACCCAGATCATCAACCATCCACTGTTCAGCGAGTACACGATCGAgtacgatgtgtgtgtgcttcaaacGGGTACGGAAATGGTGGGACAGTTTATTGTGCCCGTTGTATTGCCCCCGGCAACTAGTGGGTTTGCCCCCGGAACCATGGCCAACGCAACCGGGTGGGGTCTTCTGAACGTGCCGGGCTCACTGCCAGTGCAGCTACAGTACGTGGCGCTGCCTTTAATCTCCCTCGACCAGTGTCGCAATAGCTGGCCCTCAGAGTGGATAACGGAGGA AATGCtttgcgctggccagccgGGTCGTGATACGTGCGGTGGTGACAGTGGCGGTCCACTGGTCATCAACGGCTACCAGATGGGCATCGCGTCCTGGGGCGTATCGGAATGCTCCGGCAGCTTGCCATCGGTGTTTGCCAACACTGCCAATCCCACCGTCCGGAGCTTCATTCTAGAGCGCACGGGAGTTTAG
- the LOC121602314 gene encoding glycerophosphodiester phosphodiesterase 1-like: MYFATIFKVCKMLYQLFWFLATCCTFVVNTLWLCCNFASVGIPWLMLLLFLVCIGSKFVKLNSPADDVVLSMLSKSEKGKEASEALYWPVVHRGGAFDAPENSLAAINQCLAQRCQKILLDLSITSDGKPIILHKSTLEKANLTEPIHKLPYSFFESFNITEHHPLGQLFQKEKVLTFERLLKLLESSEVTVLLRASQTNSALLEIVRETAAKCPIFTKRIIFCCASPTAIYQLRQQCPDLVCGLWMEKSCFTILPRYLNTSTILLSIVGAIYRNIIAPVIGVSLVFIHKDEFNAQISTLWKNVGVRPIVYPINSPNEKRYFQQVTKTLYLTDSLRSEPQLIFKSKRKVIVSGVRSLAKSPRNRIESTKPLI, encoded by the exons ATGTATTTTGCGACAATCTTTAAAGTGTGCAAAATGCTTTATCAATTGTTTTGGTTCCTGGCAACGTGCTGCACCTTCGTGGTGAATACGCTCTGGCTGTGCTGCAACTTTGCCTCGGTCGGTATTCCCtggttgatgctgctgctcttccTCGTCTGCATTGGGTCGAAGTTTGTGAAGCTCAACTCACCCGCCGACGATGTCGTGCTGTCCATGCTGTCGAAGAGCGAAAAGGGCAAGGAGGCCAGCGAGGCACTGTACTGGCCGGTCGTCCATCGGGGCGGGGCTTTTGACGCGCCGGAAAACTCGCTGGCCGCCATTAACCAGTGTCTGGCGCAACGGTGTCAAAAGATTCTGCTCGATCTCAGCATTACCAGCGACGGCAAGCCGATCATCCTCCACAAATCGACACTCGAAAAGGCCAACTTGACCGAACCGATTCACAAGCTGCCGTACAGTTTCTTCGAAAGCTTCAACATCACCGAACACCATCCGCTAGG CCAACTGTTCCAGAAGGAGAAGGTACTGACGTTCGAAAGACTGTTGAAGCTGCTAGAATCGTCGGAGGTAACCGTGCTGCTGCGAGCGTCCCAAACGAACTCCGCACTGTTGGAGATTGTTCGCGAGACGGCCGCCAAGTGTCCCATCTTTACGAAACGGATCATTTTCTGCTGTGCATCACCGACAGCAATCTATCAG CTTCGTCAACAATGTCCGGATCTGGTGTGCGGTTTGTGGATGGAAAAGTCTTGCTTTACGATACTGCCACGCTATCTGAATACCTCGACCATCCTGCTATCCATTGTAGGTGCCATCTATCGTAACATCATAGCACCGGTGATCGGTGTTAGTCTAGTCTTTATTCATAAGGATGAATTTAACGC ACAAATCTCAACGCTGTGGAAGAACGTCGGCGTTCGGCCTATTGTTTACCCAATAAACTCGCCGAACGAGAAGCGCTACTTTCAGCAGGTGACCAAAACGCTctatctcacggattcgctccgcTCCGAGCCGCAGCTAATATTCAAATCCAAACGAAAAGTAATAGTCAGCGGCGTGCGATCGCTTGCAAAATCGCCCcgaaatcgaatcgaatcgacGAAGCCTTTAATTTAA
- the LOC121602319 gene encoding trypsin 3A1-like, whose protein sequence is MMAPLLQLIVVAAIARVGVLGREAAPPPARATGRIIGGWKVYIGQFPYQLSLEYDGYHICGASAVAPRLALTAGHCCIGTNETDLTVRGGTSTLEEGGIVFPVMKLVIHPDYDDSNLDFDVCVLRIGGTFQNKPNIGIIQPTSSGTIPSGELAIVTGWGATESNGNFVSNLRSLAVKVWSAKDCTDQASNYVTLSGSMMCAGSVGRSFCVGDSGGPLVYDQRQIGIVSFLINECGGTAPAIYTRLSNRSVRDFIRQQINNDQRRMSLAANG, encoded by the exons ATGATGGCGCCGTTGCTGCAGCTAATCGTTGTTGCCGCGATCGCTCGGGTAGGAGTGCTGGGGCGTGAagccgcaccaccaccagcacgtgCCACCGGGCGCATTATTGGTGGCTGGAAGGTATACATCGGCCAGTTTCCCTATCAACTGTCCCTCGAGTACGATGGATATCACATTTGTGGAGCATCGGCAGTGGCTCCCCGGCTGGCACTTACCGCTGGCCATTGCTGTATCGGAACGAACGAAACGGAT CTCACTGTCCGAGGAGGAACCTCGACGCTAGAAGAGGGAGGAATAGTGTTCCCGGTGATGAAGCTGGTCATACATCCGGACTACGACGATTCGAATCTAGACTTTgacgtgtgtgttttgcggaTTGGTGGAACGTTTCAGAATAAGCCCAACATTGGCATCATACAGCCTACCAGCAGTGGAACGATTCCGAGCGGCGAGCTAGCCATCGTTACTGGCTGGGGAGCGACAGAATCGAATGGCAACTTCGTGTCGAATCTGCGATCGCTGGCGGTGAAAGTTTGGTCCGCGAAGGATTGCACAGACCAGGCATCGAATTATGTGACCCTCTCCGGAAG catgATGTGCGCTGGCAGCGTCGGACGCTCGTTTTGCGTCGGAGATAGCGGAGGTCCCTTGGTGTACGACCAGCGGCAAATAGGCATCGTATCGTTCCTCATAAACGAGTGTGGAGGCACCGCACCGGCCATCTACACCCGGCTTTCCAACAGAAGCGTGAGAGACTTTATTAGACAGCAGATAAACAACGATCAGCGGCGCATGTCGCTGGCGGCGAACGGTTGA